The following coding sequences are from one Leptospiraceae bacterium window:
- a CDS encoding DUF1564 family protein — MKIFKKTNSKIEDSKLYKRTPSTLLLPNSILHPFLKRRLQKYKGNTTVYLRNLLKLYRSLNYAGMFPPPAKVKTEYQEENLDLKRITFRPNNSDWIELGSLALAFGKSRCWIFTYLVELDLSGFTEILSTFLPFPSVPTTPDLELKSLWTLEPYYDSFTRSLHVRV, encoded by the coding sequence ATGAAAATATTCAAAAAAACTAATTCCAAAATCGAAGACTCGAAACTCTACAAAAGAACTCCCTCTACTCTACTTCTCCCAAATTCCATTCTCCACCCCTTCCTGAAACGACGCCTTCAAAAATACAAGGGGAATACAACTGTTTACCTCCGAAATCTACTCAAACTGTATCGCTCCCTTAACTACGCCGGTATGTTCCCGCCTCCCGCTAAAGTGAAAACCGAATACCAAGAAGAAAATTTGGACCTCAAAAGAATAACATTTCGTCCCAATAACTCCGACTGGATAGAACTTGGTTCACTGGCTCTCGCATTCGGAAAATCCCGCTGCTGGATATTCACCTATCTAGTAGAACTTGACCTTAGTGGATTCACAGAAATCCTATCGACATTCTTGCCTTTCCCATCAGTTCCTACCACTCCAGACCTAGAACTAAAAAGCCTGTGGACTTTAGAGCCATACTACGATAGCTTTACACGCTCTCTTCACGTCAGAGTCTAA
- a CDS encoding adenylate/guanylate cyclase domain-containing protein produces MRSAILILSLFLLFCKPQTIAIPKAEAGVIDLRNWDFQKNGIIQLDGAWEFYWKEFLESKDFKNQDNSNPIYISFPSVWNQFNYKNETLPARGYATFRLKIKFAKNSPPIALRTREQATSYAVFWNGEKILSAGVVGKNEKTARAHYQNTQVFLGSPTEEVEIIYWISNYDHRSGGAWHSLQLGTHEDIGKETSFFREMDYFLAGIIFIMVLYHLFLYFYRKTDVSNILFSAFCFAILLRSLSTGERIINSYFQLPFWFYIRLEYITWYMSMPLGYHFLSTQFSNHYLNKFTTLNYFLSSIMALGLFFPPYIFTQFVPYYQLLYFLFLLLGFGYLIYFVYKKIQGARLLLSGFLFMLLTAINDLLYTNQWIDSFYLSHYGLAFLIFSQSLSISIRLSKAFNSIEILTEDLRLVNKAYSRFVPKEFLNFLNKQSITEIFLGEQVQREMSILFSDIRSFTELSEKLSPKDNFNFLNSYLSRMGPIVRSHGGFIDKYIGDGIMALFPGSIENALDSAIEMQKEIRIYNQQRMNFQYDSIRVGIGIHTGPMILGTIGEEERMESTVISDAVNLASRIEGLTKTYGAYILISEFALQSIKTPEKYTYRVLDRVKVKGKSNTIAVYEIFNGMSDYLFELHSQTKTDFEKGLYHYWSNEFTEAIESFQRVIDIFPSDIATLHFLDLAKKQRS; encoded by the coding sequence ATGCGTAGCGCAATACTCATACTAAGTCTCTTTTTATTATTTTGCAAACCACAGACGATTGCAATTCCGAAAGCTGAGGCTGGAGTTATAGATTTACGCAACTGGGACTTTCAGAAAAACGGAATCATACAACTAGATGGAGCATGGGAATTTTATTGGAAAGAGTTTTTAGAATCAAAGGATTTCAAAAACCAAGACAATTCAAATCCGATTTATATTTCATTTCCAAGCGTATGGAACCAGTTCAATTATAAAAACGAGACGTTACCCGCAAGAGGTTATGCAACATTTCGATTAAAAATAAAATTTGCGAAGAACTCACCACCTATCGCACTTCGAACGAGAGAGCAAGCCACATCTTATGCAGTATTTTGGAATGGGGAAAAAATACTCAGTGCAGGAGTTGTGGGGAAAAACGAAAAAACCGCTCGAGCGCATTACCAAAACACTCAAGTCTTTTTAGGAAGCCCTACCGAGGAAGTCGAAATCATATATTGGATTTCAAATTACGATCATCGAAGTGGCGGAGCATGGCACAGTTTACAACTTGGAACACACGAAGACATAGGTAAGGAAACCAGTTTTTTTAGGGAGATGGATTATTTTTTAGCTGGAATTATTTTTATAATGGTTCTTTATCATCTATTTCTCTATTTTTATAGGAAGACAGATGTTTCCAATATTTTATTTTCAGCGTTTTGCTTTGCGATATTACTTCGCTCTCTTTCTACGGGAGAGAGGATTATTAACTCCTATTTCCAGCTTCCATTTTGGTTTTATATAAGGCTCGAATACATAACGTGGTATATGAGTATGCCGCTGGGTTACCATTTTCTCAGCACACAATTTTCAAATCACTATCTAAATAAATTCACTACCTTAAATTATTTTCTAAGCAGCATTATGGCTCTAGGACTTTTCTTTCCACCGTATATATTTACTCAATTCGTTCCTTATTACCAATTGCTTTACTTTTTATTTTTATTATTAGGCTTTGGATATTTAATTTACTTTGTTTATAAAAAAATACAGGGAGCGCGTTTACTTCTTTCTGGATTTTTATTTATGCTACTTACGGCTATTAACGATTTGCTCTATACAAATCAATGGATTGACAGTTTTTATTTATCGCATTATGGATTAGCATTCTTAATATTCAGTCAGTCTCTCAGTATCTCGATTCGACTTTCAAAAGCATTTAACTCTATCGAAATCCTAACAGAAGATTTACGATTGGTAAATAAGGCATACAGTAGATTTGTCCCAAAGGAATTTCTAAATTTCTTAAACAAGCAAAGTATAACTGAGATATTTCTTGGAGAGCAAGTCCAAAGGGAAATGTCAATCCTATTTAGCGACATACGCTCGTTTACCGAACTTTCAGAGAAGCTGAGTCCAAAAGATAATTTTAACTTTTTAAATTCCTATTTAAGCAGAATGGGACCGATTGTCAGAAGTCATGGGGGGTTTATAGATAAATACATAGGTGACGGGATAATGGCTCTTTTCCCTGGGAGCATTGAAAACGCTTTAGACTCTGCTATAGAAATGCAAAAAGAGATTCGAATTTACAATCAGCAGAGAATGAACTTCCAATATGATTCCATTCGAGTAGGAATTGGAATTCACACAGGTCCTATGATTTTAGGAACGATAGGCGAAGAAGAAAGAATGGAAAGCACAGTGATTTCAGATGCAGTCAATTTAGCATCTAGAATTGAGGGACTAACTAAAACCTACGGAGCTTATATTTTAATCAGTGAATTTGCCCTTCAGAGTATAAAGACTCCCGAGAAATATACTTATCGAGTTTTAGATCGAGTCAAAGTAAAAGGCAAATCCAACACGATCGCTGTGTATGAAATCTTCAACGGCATGTCAGATTACCTTTTCGAATTACACTCGCAAACGAAGACAGACTTTGAAAAAGGATTATATCACTACTGGTCAAATGAATTTACGGAAGCAATAGAATCCTTTCAACGGGTAATTGATATTTTCCCCTCAGATATAGCTACTTTACATTTCTTAGATCTTGCCAAAAAGCAACGATCCTAG
- a CDS encoding type III PLP-dependent enzyme produces the protein MANKTIKVENKVVKELKEGAEDLDIVKIGVDVPGLVSMINENNIRMYDDEEYTMIDVIKSVIESRASLSSFFLLDIGAIFRKYKLWMRHMPNVKMFYAVKCNSDKLLLGTLVDLGVGFDVASKVEISTVRELDVDPDKMIFANPVKEINHITFAEGEGIKKLTFDNVDELKKISVFHPNAELVLRILVDDSKSRMPFGTKFGCPTSNLPEVFDLAKTLGLNIIGVSFHVGSECESSSAYTDAIALAREVFNTAKTYGFEMRLLDIGGGFPGHDSPELEDKFIEIANAINGQLALSFADIPDIEVIAEPGRFFATSCGTLVTNVIGRKIIINSDSEKIIHYYINSNLYGVFNNIVFDKATPHFELRKPVAENELLYKSVIFGQTCDSMDKIADGIMLPELVCGNWLIIRNHGAYTIAAASKFNGFELEDVNYVFTF, from the coding sequence GTGGCGAACAAAACTATTAAAGTAGAAAATAAAGTTGTAAAGGAATTAAAAGAAGGCGCAGAAGATTTAGACATTGTAAAAATTGGCGTTGATGTTCCCGGACTTGTTTCGATGATCAATGAAAACAATATTAGAATGTATGACGATGAAGAATACACAATGATCGATGTGATTAAAAGTGTAATTGAAAGTCGTGCTTCACTCAGTAGTTTTTTTCTTTTAGACATTGGTGCTATTTTTAGAAAATACAAGCTCTGGATGAGACACATGCCAAATGTAAAAATGTTTTATGCGGTGAAGTGTAATTCCGATAAGCTACTACTTGGAACGTTAGTTGACTTGGGTGTCGGGTTTGATGTTGCTTCCAAGGTAGAAATTTCTACTGTGCGGGAATTGGATGTAGATCCTGATAAAATGATTTTCGCAAACCCTGTAAAAGAAATTAACCATATCACATTTGCAGAAGGAGAAGGAATTAAAAAATTAACCTTTGATAATGTGGACGAACTAAAAAAAATCTCCGTATTTCATCCGAATGCTGAATTAGTATTACGAATTTTAGTAGACGACTCAAAGTCAAGAATGCCATTCGGAACAAAGTTTGGTTGTCCTACTTCTAATTTGCCTGAAGTATTTGATTTAGCAAAAACACTTGGACTCAATATAATCGGTGTTAGCTTTCATGTAGGCTCTGAATGTGAAAGCTCTTCTGCTTATACAGATGCAATTGCACTAGCAAGAGAAGTTTTTAATACAGCAAAAACTTACGGGTTTGAAATGAGATTATTAGATATTGGGGGTGGGTTTCCCGGTCATGACTCACCTGAATTGGAAGATAAGTTCATTGAAATTGCAAATGCGATTAATGGACAGTTGGCGTTATCATTCGCGGATATTCCTGATATTGAAGTAATTGCTGAGCCAGGAAGATTCTTTGCAACTAGTTGTGGAACTCTAGTGACTAACGTTATTGGGCGCAAAATCATCATTAATTCAGACTCTGAAAAGATTATACATTATTATATTAACTCAAACCTCTATGGTGTTTTTAATAATATTGTTTTTGATAAAGCAACTCCTCATTTCGAACTTCGTAAGCCAGTAGCAGAGAACGAGCTTCTATACAAATCCGTTATCTTTGGTCAAACCTGTGATAGTATGGATAAAATTGCTGATGGGATCATGCTTCCTGAATTAGTCTGCGGTAATTGGCTAATCATTCGTAACCATGGTGCCTATACAATTGCTGCTGCATCTAAATTCAACGGATTTGAATTGGAAGATGTGAATTATGTATTTACATTCTAG
- a CDS encoding glycosyltransferase: MPRISVVIPALNEEKFLPILLESLKNQTFKDYEVIVADAGSKDNTLEIANSYGARVVPGGMPGPGRNRGAEVATGEFLFFFDSDVLLPNDFLEKAMTEMDDRFIDLATCEFLPLSELTIDKAVFQLSNLIVKMNQNLNPRAAGFCIFINRRLFKRVGGFDESVVIAEDHDLVERASKFRPLRFLKTTSLSVSVRRLDKEGRLSLLQKYVKVEMHLLTKGSVKDDIIEYEFGNFDEAEKSKRKKLLNDIEDGILKLDRQFTKTSSEWNEKTAEVEEKLKSSFDGLNESIRNFFK, encoded by the coding sequence ATGCCAAGAATAAGTGTAGTCATCCCCGCGTTAAACGAAGAAAAATTTCTTCCCATCCTTTTGGAATCTTTAAAGAATCAAACATTTAAAGACTATGAAGTAATTGTTGCAGATGCAGGCTCAAAAGATAATACCCTAGAGATTGCCAATAGCTATGGAGCGCGTGTCGTTCCCGGTGGAATGCCAGGTCCCGGTCGTAATCGAGGAGCAGAGGTTGCAACGGGAGAATTTTTATTTTTCTTTGACTCTGATGTTCTTTTACCAAATGATTTTTTGGAAAAAGCAATGACTGAAATGGATGATCGTTTTATAGACTTGGCTACTTGCGAATTCTTGCCATTATCCGAACTTACTATAGACAAAGCGGTTTTTCAACTTTCCAACTTAATCGTAAAGATGAATCAAAATCTAAACCCTCGTGCTGCCGGATTTTGTATATTTATCAATCGTCGTCTTTTTAAACGGGTCGGAGGTTTCGATGAATCTGTCGTGATTGCCGAAGATCATGATTTAGTTGAGCGTGCTTCTAAGTTTCGTCCGCTGCGATTTCTAAAAACAACATCTCTAAGCGTTAGTGTTCGTAGGCTTGACAAAGAAGGACGCCTTTCCTTATTGCAAAAATATGTAAAAGTAGAAATGCATCTTCTTACGAAAGGTAGCGTGAAAGACGACATCATAGAATACGAATTTGGCAACTTCGACGAGGCAGAAAAATCTAAACGTAAAAAACTATTAAATGATATTGAAGATGGAATTCTAAAACTAGATAGACAATTCACTAAAACTTCTTCTGAATGGAATGAAAAAACAGCTGAGGTAGAAGAAAAATTAAAATCTAGCTTTGATGGATTGAATGAATCAATACGCAATTTTTTTAAATAG
- a CDS encoding EAL domain-containing protein has translation MKDIRILLIDESSHDEITLSKKLESSGYKPEITRLINLEQIKTIAIKKSWDIILTEHTLSEFTSLELIAMAQESKIDIPIVILSSMISEDFAVEAMKAGAKDYIRKDNMTRLIPVIERELRETDSRNARKMAEEAVYYMAFHDPLTGLANRYEFESKLIKILDDVKENPELHYCLLYIDLDQFKVVNDTCGHPAGDDLLRQVSVILGQSLKKDGFAARIGGDEFTIILENHTIEKASEFAENLLRNLAEFRFNWMDKIFVIGGSIGIIRISSKIETINEILSRADMACYAAKEAGRNRAHIYIEDDRQMTFRMQEMQWLSRLNESLEQDLFTLYKQPIVSIPYNKDTSVLFYEFLLRLRTNNGSLIMPDVFMRAAERYNLMPSLDRWVVENAFRYIAKHFANKEERKQETRFFINLSGASMSDNNFFNFTFKKMQEYGIEPGLICFEITETVAISDFKKAIEFIKEVRSRGSYFALDDFGSGMSSFSYLKNFTVDYVKIDGSFVRDMKDDPLDYAIVESINKISHIVGLKTIAEFVEDMGTMDILEKLGIDYAQGFGIARPHST, from the coding sequence ATGAAAGACATACGTATCTTGTTAATCGATGAATCTTCCCACGATGAAATTACTCTTAGCAAGAAGCTAGAAAGTAGTGGTTACAAACCTGAAATCACTCGATTAATCAATTTAGAACAAATAAAAACGATTGCGATCAAGAAGTCTTGGGATATAATTTTAACTGAACATACTTTATCGGAATTTACCTCTCTTGAACTGATTGCGATGGCGCAGGAGAGTAAGATTGATATACCGATTGTAATTCTTTCCAGTATGATTTCAGAGGATTTCGCCGTGGAGGCAATGAAAGCCGGAGCCAAAGATTATATCAGAAAAGACAATATGACGCGGCTAATCCCTGTTATAGAAAGGGAATTACGAGAAACCGATTCTCGCAATGCACGTAAGATGGCAGAAGAAGCTGTCTATTATATGGCATTTCATGATCCATTGACAGGACTTGCCAATAGATATGAATTTGAAAGTAAACTCATCAAAATTTTAGATGATGTAAAAGAAAATCCAGAACTACATTACTGCCTACTCTACATCGACCTCGACCAATTCAAAGTGGTCAATGATACCTGTGGTCATCCTGCCGGGGATGACCTTTTACGGCAAGTCTCCGTTATCCTCGGTCAGAGTTTAAAGAAAGATGGATTTGCAGCAAGAATTGGCGGAGATGAGTTTACAATTATCCTTGAAAACCATACAATCGAAAAAGCAAGTGAGTTCGCCGAAAATTTGCTTCGGAACTTAGCTGAATTTCGTTTCAATTGGATGGACAAAATATTCGTAATTGGTGGAAGCATCGGGATAATTCGAATTAGCTCTAAAATCGAAACTATCAATGAAATACTCAGTAGAGCGGATATGGCTTGCTATGCAGCAAAAGAAGCAGGAAGAAACCGAGCCCATATTTATATTGAAGATGATAGACAAATGACCTTTAGAATGCAAGAAATGCAATGGTTATCGAGATTAAATGAAAGTCTAGAGCAAGATTTATTTACGTTATATAAGCAGCCAATAGTCTCCATTCCCTACAATAAAGATACTTCCGTTTTATTCTACGAATTTTTACTCAGACTTAGAACAAACAATGGAAGTCTCATCATGCCGGATGTATTTATGCGTGCGGCAGAGCGTTATAATCTCATGCCATCTCTAGACCGTTGGGTAGTTGAGAATGCATTTCGTTATATAGCAAAGCATTTTGCAAACAAAGAAGAGAGAAAACAAGAAACTCGCTTTTTTATTAATCTTTCCGGTGCTAGCATGAGTGATAATAATTTTTTCAATTTTACCTTTAAGAAAATGCAAGAGTATGGAATTGAGCCGGGATTAATATGCTTTGAAATCACAGAAACAGTAGCAATTTCGGATTTTAAAAAGGCGATAGAGTTTATCAAAGAAGTTAGAAGTCGTGGTTCCTATTTCGCTCTCGATGATTTTGGCTCTGGAATGTCTTCTTTCTCTTACTTGAAAAATTTTACCGTTGATTATGTAAAAATTGATGGAAGTTTTGTAAGGGACATGAAAGATGATCCACTCGACTATGCCATTGTCGAATCGATCAATAAGATTTCACATATAGTTGGTCTTAAAACAATTGCAGAATTTGTAGAAGACATGGGAACAATGGATATTCTCGAAAAATTAGGAATAGATTATGCGCAAGGGTTTGGAATCGCCCGTCCGCATTCTACGTAA
- a CDS encoding aldose 1-epimerase gives MHKLTLLNSHSELDLNLDLGGQVERLTLKHPRLDKKIPVILPYDPSLPFFQSGNFLMYPWVNRLESNKISIVGRKYTIDPLEKDSTDRPIHGLYFNKKRRLIELKKESARIEPLEVNPKFPQFIESFVLEDNSLTIRTEFYNPTDNIQEFAYGYHPYLRLKANLEECSIHTNFTHYVPLTDDLLPNKDLIKNEISYLFTSNSLLGQMKLDHLFTGSPSEPYFGIADEKEKILLQVRVSVNSQIPLPYFQVYTPEDRKSIAIEPMSSTGNAFFTAKSGLCRLNPGDRIFGEFVIELLKL, from the coding sequence ATGCACAAATTAACACTTTTAAACTCTCATTCAGAACTCGATCTCAATTTAGATTTAGGTGGACAAGTAGAAAGACTTACTTTAAAACACCCCCGCCTTGACAAGAAAATACCCGTTATCCTCCCCTATGATCCAAGCCTTCCCTTTTTTCAATCGGGCAATTTTCTAATGTATCCCTGGGTCAATCGACTTGAGTCCAACAAAATTAGCATTGTAGGTCGTAAATATACAATTGACCCTCTCGAAAAAGATTCAACTGACCGACCAATTCATGGACTGTATTTCAATAAAAAAAGAAGATTAATTGAGTTAAAAAAAGAATCTGCTCGTATAGAGCCGTTAGAGGTAAATCCTAAGTTTCCACAATTTATCGAATCCTTTGTATTGGAAGATAATTCCCTTACAATTCGAACCGAGTTTTATAATCCGACAGACAACATACAAGAATTTGCCTATGGCTATCATCCTTACCTGCGGCTAAAGGCAAATCTAGAAGAATGTTCAATTCATACAAATTTCACTCACTACGTTCCATTAACAGACGACTTATTACCCAACAAAGACTTGATTAAAAACGAAATTTCTTATTTATTTACAAGTAATTCTCTCTTAGGACAAATGAAATTAGACCATTTATTTACAGGTAGTCCAAGTGAGCCTTATTTTGGAATCGCGGATGAAAAAGAAAAAATCCTTTTACAAGTTCGAGTATCCGTAAATTCCCAAATTCCACTTCCCTACTTTCAAGTCTATACTCCAGAGGATAGAAAATCAATCGCCATCGAGCCGATGAGTTCTACCGGCAACGCGTTCTTTACCGCGAAGTCAGGCTTATGCCGATTAAACCCGGGCGATCGCATATTTGGTGAATTTGTAATTGAATTGTTGAAGTTGTAA
- a CDS encoding Uma2 family endonuclease, whose product MSLVLENPNLSKSLYEFTIEKYHELSESGLLPRNLELVFGGIVKKVTISPIHAILVNSLRDSIIKELPVGYFLRQESPLSIESLHSEPEPDLAILKGKQKEFISEHPTTALWVIEVSNTTVDLDRVKKKIYATANVPVYWIINLSTKEIEIYTNPKAGEYKEEKTYSASDLLPIPQPLSISIRLSDFL is encoded by the coding sequence ATGAGCCTTGTATTAGAAAATCCAAACTTAAGTAAGAGCTTATATGAATTTACGATAGAAAAATACCATGAGCTTTCGGAATCGGGACTACTCCCTAGAAACTTGGAACTCGTTTTCGGAGGAATTGTAAAAAAAGTGACTATATCTCCTATTCACGCGATTTTGGTTAACAGTTTGCGAGACAGTATCATAAAAGAGTTGCCAGTAGGCTATTTTCTTAGACAGGAAAGTCCTTTAAGCATCGAAAGTTTACACTCAGAGCCAGAACCTGATCTTGCCATTTTAAAGGGGAAGCAGAAGGAATTTATCTCTGAGCACCCGACAACCGCACTTTGGGTGATTGAAGTCTCCAATACCACTGTTGACTTGGACAGGGTAAAGAAAAAAATCTACGCCACAGCAAATGTTCCTGTCTATTGGATTATCAATCTATCTACCAAGGAAATTGAAATATATACAAACCCGAAAGCTGGCGAGTATAAAGAGGAAAAGACTTATTCCGCGTCTGATTTACTCCCCATACCTCAGCCATTGAGCATTTCCATTCGTCTTTCTGACTTTTTATAA
- a CDS encoding 50S ribosomal protein L28, producing the protein MARKCVVTGRGTAYGNAVSHSHKKTRRIWKVNIVKKNIFLEDENRWVAVKISTRALRTLKKKGLKSAIKDNGGSLAQLAPKKHVGYKKTVKAKTAAKSA; encoded by the coding sequence ATGGCTAGAAAATGCGTTGTAACAGGAAGAGGCACAGCTTACGGAAATGCTGTATCTCACTCTCATAAAAAAACCAGAAGAATCTGGAAAGTAAATATCGTTAAGAAAAATATCTTCTTAGAAGATGAGAACCGTTGGGTTGCTGTAAAAATTTCTACCCGTGCTCTTAGAACACTAAAGAAAAAAGGTCTCAAATCCGCAATCAAAGACAATGGTGGTTCTCTAGCTCAACTTGCTCCTAAAAAGCATGTTGGTTATAAAAAAACTGTAAAAGCTAAGACAGCGGCTAAATCGGCTTAG
- the nth gene encoding endonuclease III, whose translation MFEVTGVVPKKQNPNFPFTTEVNKRLKKFFGFVSCPLHYKKDYELCIAVILSAQCTDERVNTVTPALFERFTNLEAFANAEISEIEKLIFSTGFYKNKAKSIQGFASLLIEKHAGKLPKTIAELIKLPGVGRKTANVILNEIHKISEGIVVDTHVKRISNVLKLTKSENPVIIEKDLMKKIERQYWMDFSLYLIFLGRKFCKAHKTECEGCPLNDICPSSLVK comes from the coding sequence CTGTTCGAGGTGACAGGAGTAGTTCCTAAGAAGCAAAATCCCAATTTTCCCTTCACAACAGAAGTCAACAAAAGACTAAAAAAATTCTTTGGATTTGTTTCGTGTCCACTTCATTACAAAAAAGACTATGAACTATGCATTGCTGTTATCCTCAGTGCACAATGCACAGACGAGAGGGTAAATACTGTTACCCCTGCCCTTTTCGAAAGATTTACTAATCTAGAAGCATTTGCAAACGCAGAAATCTCTGAAATTGAAAAACTTATTTTTTCAACGGGATTTTATAAAAATAAAGCCAAGTCTATCCAAGGCTTCGCATCTTTACTTATAGAAAAACACGCAGGCAAACTTCCGAAAACAATTGCAGAGCTTATAAAACTTCCGGGTGTAGGAAGAAAAACTGCAAACGTAATTCTAAATGAAATTCACAAAATTTCAGAAGGAATTGTTGTAGATACGCATGTAAAAAGAATTTCGAATGTTTTAAAACTTACAAAATCAGAAAATCCTGTAATAATAGAAAAAGATTTAATGAAAAAAATAGAACGTCAATACTGGATGGATTTTTCCCTGTATTTAATTTTTTTAGGTAGAAAGTTTTGCAAGGCTCATAAAACTGAATGTGAAGGCTGTCCTTTAAACGACATCTGTCCTTCTTCTCTGGTGAAGTGA
- a CDS encoding acyl-CoA thioesterase — METIEPNLKGMDLVTQHIVMSKELNAHGNLFGGIMLAWIDEAAALYAMEKIAYTNIVTVHMDDINFKYPGRNGDIIQIYAAIEKTGKSSLTIKTMCISINNKSRVKNEVINCKVTFVCLDSGGKPFPYFDMLGN, encoded by the coding sequence ATGGAAACAATTGAACCGAATTTAAAAGGAATGGATTTAGTCACGCAGCATATCGTGATGTCAAAAGAACTAAACGCGCACGGAAATCTTTTCGGTGGTATAATGCTTGCCTGGATTGATGAAGCAGCAGCCCTCTATGCAATGGAAAAAATTGCTTATACGAATATCGTCACTGTTCACATGGATGATATTAACTTCAAATATCCGGGACGCAATGGGGACATCATCCAAATATACGCCGCAATCGAAAAGACCGGCAAATCATCCTTAACCATTAAAACTATGTGCATTTCTATCAATAATAAGTCGCGTGTAAAAAATGAAGTTATCAACTGTAAGGTAACGTTTGTTTGCCTCGATTCAGGCGGAAAACCTTTTCCCTATTTTGATATGCTAGGAAATTAA
- a CDS encoding peptide chain release factor-like protein: MSISFPVSPEKQNQLLARMIKLQIKESDLEESFTRSGGKGGQNVNKVSTAVHLKHKLSGIEVKCSIHRTQGLNRYKARDILCDKLEEKKNPKESKIHLEREKIIKTKVKKEKRKQRRIEELKIKDLNEDYGDE; the protein is encoded by the coding sequence ATGTCTATTTCATTTCCTGTTTCCCCCGAAAAACAAAATCAATTGCTAGCACGTATGATTAAGCTTCAAATCAAAGAATCTGATTTAGAAGAATCCTTCACACGTTCCGGCGGTAAAGGCGGACAGAACGTAAATAAGGTTTCTACAGCCGTTCATTTAAAACACAAACTATCAGGCATCGAAGTAAAATGCTCTATTCATAGAACGCAAGGGCTAAATCGCTATAAGGCGCGAGATATACTCTGTGATAAATTAGAAGAAAAAAAGAATCCAAAAGAAAGTAAAATCCATTTAGAGCGCGAGAAAATTATCAAAACAAAAGTGAAAAAAGAAAAACGTAAACAAAGACGAATTGAAGAATTAAAAATAAAAGATTTAAACGAAGACTACGGAGACGAGTAA